The following are encoded in a window of Candidatus Fluviicola riflensis genomic DNA:
- a CDS encoding B12-binding domain-containing radical SAM protein produces MKLVLTHGYFLADDSKELEIMRPYPTLGLLYISSYLKAAGKDVTIVDSTFLTKADWKAELMELQPQLVAFYSNLMTKLNVLELNTWLKSELPETVTIVGGPDVTYNIEHYLNAGFDFTISGEGEQTVLELSNAIEQQLPVSEIQGIAYKTDNGEIVCNEARTKIKELETLPFPDRGSIPIEKYLDVWKKHHGKRTLNISTQRGCPYTCKWCSTAVYGQSYRRNDPKHVVAEILDLKARFDVEALWFVDDVFTVSHKWIADLHAEFKQHNLIIDFECITRAERLNDTVLQQLKEMGCFRIWIGAESGSQRVIDRMDRRVSLETVQTTMQQTRALGMEAGTFIMVGYPGEELEDIQQTMEHIKACNPHLLTITKAYPIKGTGLYAEIEDEITTVLDWQKSTDRDIRFSLPYSDKFYNYSIRYLVNGWLAHRDQSLKHRLKSKVALALMKWNK; encoded by the coding sequence ATGAAACTGGTTTTGACACACGGATATTTTTTGGCTGACGATTCGAAAGAATTGGAGATCATGCGTCCCTATCCCACGCTGGGATTGTTGTATATCAGCTCTTATCTCAAAGCCGCCGGAAAAGATGTGACGATTGTCGACAGCACTTTTTTAACGAAGGCCGATTGGAAAGCCGAATTGATGGAACTTCAGCCTCAACTGGTTGCTTTTTATTCGAACCTGATGACCAAGCTGAACGTACTGGAACTCAACACCTGGCTCAAGTCAGAACTTCCTGAAACAGTCACAATTGTTGGCGGCCCTGACGTAACCTACAATATTGAGCATTACCTCAACGCTGGTTTCGATTTCACCATTTCCGGTGAAGGCGAACAAACCGTTCTGGAACTGAGCAATGCTATTGAACAGCAACTTCCTGTTTCAGAAATCCAGGGAATTGCTTACAAAACGGATAACGGGGAAATTGTGTGCAACGAAGCCCGGACTAAAATCAAGGAACTGGAAACGCTTCCTTTTCCCGACCGCGGTTCCATTCCGATTGAAAAATACCTCGATGTCTGGAAAAAGCACCACGGCAAACGCACGCTCAATATCAGTACGCAGCGCGGTTGTCCATATACCTGCAAATGGTGCAGCACGGCCGTATACGGACAAAGTTACCGACGCAACGATCCCAAACACGTGGTCGCTGAAATTCTCGATTTAAAAGCCCGTTTCGATGTAGAAGCGTTATGGTTTGTCGATGACGTATTTACCGTAAGCCATAAATGGATCGCCGATTTGCACGCCGAATTTAAACAGCATAATCTCATCATCGACTTTGAATGCATCACGCGTGCCGAACGTCTGAATGACACCGTTTTACAGCAACTGAAAGAAATGGGTTGTTTCCGCATCTGGATTGGAGCTGAAAGCGGTTCTCAACGCGTTATTGATCGCATGGACAGACGGGTTTCGTTGGAAACCGTGCAAACAACCATGCAGCAAACCCGTGCTTTGGGAATGGAAGCCGGTACATTTATCATGGTTGGATATCCGGGTGAAGAGCTCGAAGATATTCAGCAAACGATGGAACACATCAAAGCCTGTAATCCGCATTTGCTCACCATTACCAAAGCTTATCCGATCAAAGGAACGGGTTTATATGCCGAAATAGAAGATGAGATCACAACCGTTTTGGACTGGCAAAAAAGTACTGATCGCGATATCCGGTTTTCGCTGCCGTATTCCGACAAGTTTTACAATTATTCGATCCGTTACCTCGTAAACGGCTGGCTGGCGCATCGTGATCAATCGCTCAAACACCGTCTTAAAAGCAAGGTGGCACTGGCACTTATGAAATGGAACAAATGA
- a CDS encoding radical SAM protein, translating to MKRIFLTHSYFYQLDHKQWRNKTPYPPLATITALANLDQMHGPVSFYDVALDPGPGKCIESMKAMNPEIVVIYDDGFNYLTKMCLTNMREACFELIKSAKKIGATVLVSSSDSTDHAPLYHEQGADIVIHGEGEETLLECVDRIVNSASYSDIKGISFLNETGLVKSPPRANEKDLDVFPMARWDLIDIQAYKAIWATGKFPFTLNISTTRGCPFKCNWCAKPIYGNRYNSRSPEKVVEELQFLTTTYGVNHFWITDDIFGLKPGWVTRFNELIQEKKLHIHYKIQSRADLLLVDKTIEELVASGLEEVWMGAESGSQKILDAMDKGITIEQITSSTKLLQQKGARVAYFLQFGYLGETKEDIQSTIEMVRNNRPDDIGISVSYPLPGTKFYERVKQEMGDKSNWKDSDDLDMMFAGTFHTDFYRKLQRYVHHSFRTRQGINKWKKTSHATSWRYAFLVPYNAAFATLLKLKLY from the coding sequence ATGAAACGGATATTTTTAACGCACAGTTATTTCTATCAGCTAGACCACAAACAGTGGCGTAACAAAACGCCCTACCCGCCATTGGCAACCATTACGGCATTGGCAAACTTAGATCAAATGCACGGACCGGTTAGTTTTTACGATGTAGCGCTTGATCCCGGCCCGGGAAAGTGCATTGAATCAATGAAAGCAATGAATCCTGAGATTGTGGTCATTTACGACGACGGATTCAATTACCTGACTAAAATGTGCCTCACCAATATGCGTGAAGCTTGTTTCGAACTCATTAAATCGGCCAAAAAAATCGGCGCAACCGTATTGGTTTCCAGTTCCGATTCTACCGATCATGCTCCACTCTACCATGAACAAGGTGCTGATATTGTGATTCACGGTGAGGGTGAAGAAACACTGCTTGAATGCGTTGATCGGATTGTCAATTCAGCGTCGTATTCCGATATTAAAGGAATCAGTTTTCTCAATGAAACCGGATTGGTAAAATCCCCACCGCGCGCTAACGAAAAGGACTTGGATGTGTTTCCGATGGCGCGTTGGGACCTCATCGACATACAAGCTTACAAAGCAATCTGGGCTACAGGAAAATTTCCGTTTACGCTCAATATCAGCACCACACGCGGTTGTCCGTTTAAATGTAACTGGTGCGCCAAACCGATTTACGGCAATCGTTACAATTCGCGTTCACCCGAAAAAGTAGTGGAAGAATTGCAATTTCTCACCACAACTTACGGCGTCAACCACTTTTGGATCACAGACGATATTTTCGGTTTAAAACCAGGCTGGGTGACGCGTTTCAACGAACTCATCCAGGAGAAAAAACTGCACATTCACTACAAAATTCAAAGTCGCGCCGATTTGTTACTGGTCGACAAAACAATCGAAGAATTGGTTGCCTCAGGTTTGGAAGAAGTATGGATGGGAGCTGAAAGCGGTTCACAGAAAATACTGGATGCCATGGACAAAGGCATTACTATTGAACAAATTACCAGCAGTACGAAATTATTGCAGCAAAAGGGTGCTCGTGTGGCATATTTCCTGCAATTCGGTTACCTGGGCGAAACCAAAGAAGACATTCAATCGACCATTGAAATGGTGCGCAATAACCGTCCGGACGATATCGGGATTTCGGTTTCTTATCCGTTGCCGGGAACGAAATTTTACGAGCGCGTCAAACAGGAAATGGGCGACAAATCGAATTGGAAAGATTCCGACGATTTGGACATGATGTTTGCCGGAACATTTCACACCGATTTTTACCGCAAATTGCAGCGTTACGTTCACCATTCATTTCGCACGCGTCAGGGAATCAATAAGTGGAAAAAAACTTCGCACGCTACTTCGTGGCGTTACGCTTTCCTGGTGCCGTACAATGCCGCATTTGCCACATTGCTGAAACTAAAACTGTATTAG